Within the Miscanthus floridulus cultivar M001 chromosome 2, ASM1932011v1, whole genome shotgun sequence genome, the region ccgcctgtgaccggaagatcctgggttcaagtcgcggtctccttgcattgcacaggcgagggtaaagtttgccactaacacccttttcTAGACCCTCTGCACTGGATACGTCCTTTCCTTTATTGAACCTAATAATTGAAGCGAGTGGTGGCCCAGTGGTCAGTGGAGTATCCATACCAATACCATGCATGTGTGCTGTGTGCACTGTGCAGGATTTTGGGTGGGGGATTGGGGCTACCATCATCATTCATCAAGGACCTAAATGCAATAACAGTATGATTCAAACGTGCTGGGTACAAAAGGACACCCGCCCAATACAAAAGGGCCGAAACAAAGGGCCCTTTCTCCCAAAAGCAGACCATATCCCCAAGCAAGAACCCCAACCCACGGAGAAGTTTCCGCCTCACCTCCCTCTTGTCTTCTCTTCTCTCAACAAAGAACCAGCTAGCACACACAGCCCGAGCAATCCATTCCCATACCCGCCGCCATGTCTGCGTCGCCGGAGTTCTACAAGCCAGCGCCGCCGGCGTTCTCGCCGTGCAGCTCGCCGCTCCTCCTGCACGGGGCAGGGGCGGGAGCCGCAGGAGCGGTAGCGGAGgagagcgccgccgccgcgaccaTGTGgccgcaggaggaggaggactaccGGTGCCGGACGCCGACGAGCGGGGAGAGCCAGGTGAAGCCGCCGGGGACGTGCCCGCCGGCGCCCGCGGCCCCCGCGCTGTGCCGGAAGCGCCTGTTCGAGGTGGAGGTGTTCAGCCTGCGGCTGGAGCGCCTCTTCTGGCGCCCGCACCCCGCGGAGAAGAAGCGCCGGAGGGTGGCCTGCCCGGAGCCCAAGCCCAAGAAGAGCAGCTAGCTAGCTGCTAGCTTCGTGTGGCAGGTGCTAGTAGTAGAGATCGAGTAGCGGCAGCGGTAGCTAGGTGCAGGGGCCGGCCAAGTGGTTTCGGCTGGATCAGGTATCAGCTTAGGCCTCGTTCGGTTAGGCCGGATTGGCCCGGAACCTGGCCTGTTCCACCCGGATCGAATAGGCCCGGTTTCAATTCAGGCCGGACCAAGAATAGTCATTCGGCTAGATTCGGTCCGGAATAAAACTCGGTCAATCTGGGCCATTTTGCCCCCTCCTCCACCCGGAACGAAACCGGACCCTCATAGGTCCGGAACGAAACCTGTTCGACGCGATGAGAGGCGACGGCGCGGCACCACCGAGGGGATTGGGGCAATCATCGGTTTGAAGCCTGTATTGCCGAGCAATAATTTTTTTTATGTGGGGGAATTTTTTATGTGGGGGAATTAAACCGGATGGAATCCTAGTCTGGAAGCATTCCGAGGTTGCCGAACGAGGCCTTAGAGCAAGGGTAATAATACAGCCGCTTGCTGGCTGGAAGGTTTCttacagccttctctcagcccactcatatagtagttggctctttacagttaatacatggtccacttgtctctctcacagactttcttggttcttgtgcctaagctggctgtaagcttacagcccgcttctcccctctctcctccacctcagcattccctctctcctccacctcagcatttagtcggcttacagcctgctattatacttgctcttaggaGGTGCATGGTGGTAGGGGTGTTAGGAGTACTGCGGTTTTACTGCTGTACTTGTACTACTACAGCTCGTATATATATCTCTATAGCTCATCAGTAATCAGCAGTTCTTATAGTTGCTAGATGCTGTTCAGTGTATGTGATGATAGTGTTCAGTTATGGTGTCAAAAGGTGTAGCTTAATACTAGGCAGGATCGGAGCTGCATGCCCTGAATCTTCATTCTTCCATGTAGCCTGTGTAATGAGCAGCTCATTTGTACCACTAGCGTCATATATACTATTACTCCGGTCGGAGCTCTCATTTCTCATTCACTTATTACACGCACTGGCTGTTCTTTGCATGTTCTGTTCATAGAAAAACTTGGTCTTGGCCCTTTAGAGGGCTTCTAAGAGAGCTCCGGCTCCAGCTTACCAAGGAGCCCTATAAACGGGATTAAAAAAATGGTTTCGCACCTGAAGCCACCAAAAAAGGCGAAGCCCTTTTCGAATTAGAAACTAGAGCCAAAACTTTTGGTCATATCTGTTCCTGTCGAAAATGCTCTTCGAAATCGTTTTAGCATATGAAGTGCTTTAGCTTCACTAGAGAATCTGCTTCGCCTTCGCGTTGCCAGAGGCAGAGACTTTGCAGTGAGACAAGACTTGTGCTCAACCGCTAGTTTCTCTCCACAAGGCTTGGATCGCACACGTACGAGACCAGAGTCGGCATTGAAACAATGAAACTTCTGCGCAATCTTGAACATCTGTACTGTATATACTACCTGTGACTCCTCCAACTGTCCAATAGAGAGTCAACGTGTAACGGCCTTGCAAACCATGCGAGAGGTCGGTCCCGGTGATTATCATCCTTCAGCCTCCAAGCAAAACGATGAAGGCTACTGGCAAGCAATACGGATGAAAACAGACCTGCTGAGCCTGCCTTAAAAGCTTGTGAATAACTCAGGCTACAGTTGCACAAGTATACGGAGATGAAAGTGAAACAGACCTGAACCGGTCTTAAATCTTCCGTAATGAAATCCAGAGGCTTGGATTCCACACTGGGTACGGGTACATCAGCGCCGGTATTAAGACATGGGGTACATGAATCTATTACAGCGCCATTGATTAGTTAAACGAATACCAGAACTTGCTACAATCGAGCTGTTCGGCCAATAGTTTTTACGGCCGATAAACCGGCTAAAGCTgtttcgttgtgagagaaaaacattgaaCCATGACTGATAAGTTCCGAGATACATCCGTGCAGTTCATAATAAAGGCATCTGCgacatgcaatgcaatgcaacagTGCTATAATCTGAGAAAAGGGGTTGCTACTACGGAGTAGTATTTATGAACGATTCATATTTATTACTGAGCCAATGTTCCATGTAGGGTGTACAATTCTTTTCCTTTCGGTGAGCGTCAACCCGCCCCACTCGCTTCATATAATACAGGGTCAACGCATATAAATATACACCATGGATATGGATGGGCGGGCGATGGCCTGATGGTGTTAGCATCAGAATGGCCTGAGGGTGAAAGAAAGAATCGACAAAATTGATTCTAAGGTGAAAGAAAGGGAGGGGGGAAAATACAGCTCCTATGTGCAGCTGAAGCAAACAGAAGAAAAACAATCACGGCAAAAACCTCCCCATCGAGTCTATGGCCCTGCCTCAATCTTCTCCACCGTTTCTAGTCTCGTCTTCCGTTTCCACCCTTTCATGGTGGCCACCAGGTTAACTAACCCGACTACCTGACTTTTGCTGTATTCCTGTTGAGTTCAGAAACAGCAGTGTTTAAGTTCATTTGTACCTCCACATAGGATCAATGGGAGATGGAGGTTTTGCAGGGATCTTACTGGATGAGACCGTGCCCAGTGAACGTACTCAGTCTCCGGTAAATAGTAAGCCTGTTTGATTGGCACAAGAGTTGTTAGCAGCAATTCCCTTTGCCAAGATTTCACTAGTATAAGAACAAAATGAACACAAATGAAACAGCTGTTCATGGAGAACCCCTAGGACTGCAGAATGGCAAATGCTCTCGGCAATCAGAACGTGCCACCACTAAGTAACCAGGTACCGTAGGAACTGGGCTACCACTAATTTGCTCTGCTTACCTTTATGAAAGTGTCCACAGTTTGCAGCTTCGGCCTTACATTTGATGATACAATGTGCTGCAACCCATTAATTAGTACCTGAAAGAACATCAAAGCCGTTACTATGGATTCCTCCATGGCATTCACTTCCAAATATTAAATTGAAAAATCAAGACCTGGAGGTCAAGTGACATCAAAGCACGCCCTTCGTCAGTGCACCTTTTCACTCTAGAGAGACCTTCAACTAAAACTTCCGATATGCTCTCTACGCCATACTCTATCAAAAGGTGTTGGAGCTGGGAAGCACATATGTGAATTTACTCTGGTTGTCAGTAAATTCATCATCAAACGATTCATAAGAAAGAAAGAACAGCATCCTTTTCAAGATGAAGCAGAACAAACTCTAGTAAGTTCATTACTTAGCACCaggataaaaataaaacaaagtgAGGTCAAAAGAAGGGGAGGAAAAAGGAAAGAGAACTATTTATTAGTTCTCTCACACTGACCTCCTTAGAAATTCCTCCATGGTCCAATCTTGTTTT harbors:
- the LOC136539383 gene encoding cyclin-dependent protein kinase inhibitor SMR1-like; translated protein: MSASPEFYKPAPPAFSPCSSPLLLHGAGAGAAGAVAEESAAAATMWPQEEEDYRCRTPTSGESQVKPPGTCPPAPAAPALCRKRLFEVEVFSLRLERLFWRPHPAEKKRRRVACPEPKPKKSS